A genomic segment from Streptomyces sp. NBC_01233 encodes:
- a CDS encoding methylated-DNA--[protein]-cysteine S-methyltransferase — MDTTERPRGPHLEWAVVASDIGPLLLAATPEGLVRVEFHATPDRVEKMIGPLVSRLGADARRPAPGEEVLLAEPIRQLKAYFAGTLRRFELPLDWRLSSGFNRQVLQELDRSVPYGSVVGYGELAARAGQPGAAQAVGNAMGSNPLPLVVACHRVVENDGGIGGFGGGVETKRQLLALEGVLPQPLF, encoded by the coding sequence GTGGACACCACCGAGCGCCCCCGCGGGCCGCACCTCGAATGGGCCGTCGTCGCCAGCGACATCGGTCCCCTGCTCCTGGCCGCGACCCCGGAGGGTCTGGTCCGGGTCGAGTTCCATGCCACCCCGGACCGGGTGGAGAAGATGATCGGCCCGCTCGTCTCCCGGCTGGGCGCCGACGCCCGGCGGCCGGCGCCGGGCGAGGAGGTGCTGCTGGCCGAGCCCATACGCCAGCTCAAGGCGTACTTCGCCGGCACGCTGCGGCGTTTCGAGCTGCCGCTGGACTGGCGCCTCAGCTCCGGCTTCAACCGGCAGGTGCTCCAGGAACTGGACCGTTCCGTGCCGTACGGATCGGTCGTGGGCTACGGGGAACTGGCCGCCCGCGCCGGACAGCCCGGCGCCGCCCAGGCCGTGGGCAACGCCATGGGCTCGAATCCGCTGCCACTGGTGGTGGCCTGCCACCGGGTCGTGGAGAACGACGGGGGCATCGGGGGATTCGGCGGCGGGGTGGAGACCAAGCGACAGCTGCTCGCGCTGGAGGGCGTGCTCCCGCAGCCGCTGTTCTGA